In Enoplosus armatus isolate fEnoArm2 chromosome 20, fEnoArm2.hap1, whole genome shotgun sequence, the sequence CTAGCCAGTGGACGTATTCTGCCTCTTTATCCAGGAGATGCTCGTCTGAAAGAGATGATCAGTTATTTTAGAcctaaaaaaaaaggcagcatgGAAAGTGGCTGATTATCACAAGCTAGGGACCCAGTGCCTCCTGGGAAAGCTGATGCTGACCTGGACAGGTGAGCAGAAGAGTCCACAGGGAGCCCTCCTCCGCAGCGAAGCTGACCTGAGGGACAGATGCCgcctgaaggaaaaaaagcacagcaaAGAAAAGGCATCAAGGTGGACAAAGGGCAGAGACGTTGATGTGGTCTTGACGCTCAGAATATCAATTACAGAGCTAGATTAGGACACTGTAGAACGTCCATTCCTTTAACGTACTCCAGTAGGTGTCAGCcgattcccataatgcacttgACCACCGTTTTCCTGGCTGTAGCAGATGTGGAGTGAGACTTGAGGTAGAAAGTAGGCCATGGGGAAGAGGTCTCTGAAGACTCCATAGTGGTCTGCCAGTCTCTTTATGTGAAACGGACCGCTGCTCTTCTCCCAGGTTTCCTGCACTCGATCCAGAGGGAtcttaactgtgtgtgtggaggaggaggaggaggagagagaagcgTCACTCCACCACAGAGTAAGCAAATTATCAACGGGAAGTTCAAGAATGCCGTGGGAGCTTACAAGTGCGCAGGCGAGACGCCCTCTCCAGCTCGACGTTCTTCTTGTTGTCCTTCATCAcccgcctcctctccctcacttcaTTGGTCCTGCCGGGTCGATAGTACGGCAAGCCAATGTCCACGCGCTCGGCTCCTGCGACAAAGCAGACGAGACAAAATGACAACCCTTGGCCAGGCGTTTTCACACcactgggggggtgggggtgaccACGGTCAACAGTTAGCTTCCTCCATTGTTTCTCACCATGCTCGGGATCAGCCTTCTCCACATAGCTCCTGTAGGTCTTCCACCAGGCGGCCTTGTTCCTCGCCTCCTCAGCTTGTCTGAAGTACCGAGTGTAGCTGCGATACTTCTCTAATGACTCCAGCTTTTCAACATCAATCTCCTCGTTCGGCATTGGACCCAGAGGAGGGATGCGCCTGCAGAGGAATGCTGTTACGTGGaaacagttagttagttacatagcttaaaaaaatgtttgccaTGCTGTTTATTCCTGCCATTACACATCATTGTCATTTGTTTAGATTGTCCACACGCATCCTTCTCTTACAGTGATTGTGGGCCAGattgatttgtatttgaatgATTACAATTTTGTAAAttgatttgtttatatattctgtaattgttttgttttttttacagtgtcaGTGCCAtttaatttttacatttatttattccctGCTTTTGGTCTGATTTCTCCTATACTCCCTGTCTTGTAATGTTATTGTTCACTTGATAAagttgttgggggggggggggggggggggggtttgaccACCTCAAAGTCAGTAGGTTGGGCTAACTAAAGGACATGTGAACCATTCAAATATTAGTTGTTCGTCAAGTCATACGTGACgaatttacatacattttcctCTCATCATTTCAGCacactaataactaataaatacaCTCAGTACATAAAGCAGCACTTGTTTCACCTTTCATGTTTGGTTCTCCTCATATTTCCTCAAACCCATAGTAGGAACTAATGctcaaaataatgacatttttattgtcagtgGTAACCGATATGTGAGATGGATAACCCCAATCAGTGCTGACGCTATTACTATTCTTGAGCTGGGTCACGTATCGTGTTCTTAAGAAATGTCTCTCTTTGCCAACAATTGCACCACTAAGTTCACATTTAATTCGCATATTTCTCTATGGAGTAACGTGTAGCGACgtgtctctctccacagaggaggagagcatgTAACAGGGGTCGTCTGCCTCAGACGGATCTATCCTTACATACACAGGCTTCCTGAAGCCCGGGCACGAAGTTCCTAAACGTGAGCCCAATATAATTTAACAATATCGTTACAATA encodes:
- the mrpl38 gene encoding large ribosomal subunit protein mL38 isoform X3; amino-acid sequence: MPNEEIDVEKLESLEKYRSYTRYFRQAEEARNKAAWWKTYRSYVEKADPEHGAERVDIGLPYYRPGRTNEVRERRRVMKDNKKNVELERASRLRTFKIPLDRVQETWEKSSGPFHIKRLADHYGVFRDLFPMAYFLPQVSLHICYSQENGGQVHYGNRLTPTGAASVPQVSFAAEEGSLWTLLLTCPDEHLLDKEAEYVHWLVGNIPGGAVQAGEELCHYLPPLPARGTGFHRYVYVLFKQEGPINFQEDVRPSPCHSLVDRTFKTMDFYRKHQDNMTPAGLAFFQCQWDESVTDTFHNTLNMREPVFEFIRPPVYHPPQVRYPHGQPLRYLDRYRDGKEHTYGIY
- the mrpl38 gene encoding large ribosomal subunit protein mL38 isoform X2, translating into MALRTVCAATLRSGTDLGVNNARTFVTTAFLCRRIPPLGPMPNEEIDVEKLESLEKYRSYTRYFRQAEEARNKAAWWKTYRSYVEKADPEHAERVDIGLPYYRPGRTNEVRERRRVMKDNKKNVELERASRLRTFKIPLDRVQETWEKSSGPFHIKRLADHYGVFRDLFPMAYFLPQVSLHICYSQENGGQVHYGNRLTPTGAASVPQVSFAAEEGSLWTLLLTCPDEHLLDKEAEYVHWLVGNIPGGAVQAGEELCHYLPPLPARGTGFHRYVYVLFKQEGPINFQEDVRPSPCHSLVDRTFKTMDFYRKHQDNMTPAGLAFFQCQWDESVTDTFHNTLNMREPVFEFIRPPVYHPPQVRYPHGQPLRYLDRYRDGKEHTYGIY
- the mrpl38 gene encoding large ribosomal subunit protein mL38 isoform X1, with the translated sequence MALRTVCAATLRSGTDLGVNNARTFVTTAFLCRRIPPLGPMPNEEIDVEKLESLEKYRSYTRYFRQAEEARNKAAWWKTYRSYVEKADPEHGAERVDIGLPYYRPGRTNEVRERRRVMKDNKKNVELERASRLRTFKIPLDRVQETWEKSSGPFHIKRLADHYGVFRDLFPMAYFLPQVSLHICYSQENGGQVHYGNRLTPTGAASVPQVSFAAEEGSLWTLLLTCPDEHLLDKEAEYVHWLVGNIPGGAVQAGEELCHYLPPLPARGTGFHRYVYVLFKQEGPINFQEDVRPSPCHSLVDRTFKTMDFYRKHQDNMTPAGLAFFQCQWDESVTDTFHNTLNMREPVFEFIRPPVYHPPQVRYPHGQPLRYLDRYRDGKEHTYGIY